GACGGGAGGCACACCAGGCAGAGCGGCGACGACGGCCTCGAGGCGCCGTCCGGGACGGCCTGGTCGCCGCAGGCCTCGAGCTGGCCCGATCCGGTGGCCCCGACGCCGTGGTGCTCCGTGAAGCGACACGGATGGTGGGCGTGGTACCCAACGCCGCCTATCGGCACTTCGCCGACCATGACGAGCTCCTCGCCGCGGTGTGCACGGCGGCCATGCGTGAGCTCGGTGCCCGAATGGCTGCAGGCGTCGCCCGCGTGCGCGGTAAGCGCGGCGATGCTGCCGCGGCCGGCAGTCGGTTGGGTGCAATCGGTTCGGCGTACCTGGAGTTCGCTCGGGAGGAACGGGGGCTGTTCGCAACCGCGTTCGCTCTATCGCGGCACCACGCCTACGACGCTCCCGACGACGGGACCGGGGAGGATTGGAGGCCCCTGGCCCAGCTCCGCACCGCACTCGATGAGCTGGTCGAGGCCGGCGTGCTCGACCCGAAGCGACGCGACGGCATCGAGTTCCCCATCTGGTCCACGGTGCACGGGCTGGCAGTGCTCACCGGACAGGGTCCCCTGCGCGACGTCCCCGATGCCACCCGGCATCACCTCGAGCAGCTCACCGCCGCCTTCATCGAGGGGGCCCTCGCATGAGCCGTACACTCCTGCCGGCAACCGAGTCCAGTGTTCGGCCCGAAGGCAGGAAGCTCGACACCGAGCCGCGACCTGAGAACAGACGCTTCCATGGCTCACGCGCCTCCGTATTCGTCGTGGCGATGCAGCCAGCTCATAGGCTGATCGCCTTCCTGGCGGCCACTCGGAGCGCGGTCAAGGATCGCGTAGTAGCCCATCAGGAACTCCGTACCGCGGGCATAGCTGGAGTAGCAGTGGTAGACGCGGTCGCCCTCCCGGGCGAACGTGCTCACGCCGTGTCCCTGGGAGAAATAGCCCTCGAGGTTCGTCCCTGTCGCGCCGGCGTTCTGGCTGGTGATGAGCGGCAGGTTCTCACGAATGGCCGGCTGCTCGTTCAGGACCTTCAGAAGCGCGAGCTCGTTGGCCTCGAGCTGCGGCACCGATGGGGCGTGCATCCTCGCCCTGGCCGAGACGCCGTAGTCGAAGTTGAAGTCGCTTTCGTGGCTCGAGGCCCAGTTGAAGCTCCAGCCCATGCGCTCCCGATAGGCCACCAGCTTCTCGATCGGGGCTCGCGAGACGCAGATCATGGTCACGTCGCACGCCTTGAGGTGGGCGAGCACGCCGTTGAAGCTGTCAGCCGTCGAAGAGCAGGTGGGACATCCGCCCTCGTATTCAGGGCCGAACATGAAGTGGTACACCACCAATTGCGAGTGGCC
This window of the Acidimicrobiales bacterium genome carries:
- a CDS encoding TetR/AcrR family transcriptional regulator, with product MTAGRSGREAHQAERRRRPRGAVRDGLVAAGLELARSGGPDAVVLREATRMVGVVPNAAYRHFADHDELLAAVCTAAMRELGARMAAGVARVRGKRGDAAAAGSRLGAIGSAYLEFAREERGLFATAFALSRHHAYDAPDDGTGEDWRPLAQLRTALDELVEAGVLDPKRRDGIEFPIWSTVHGLAVLTGQGPLRDVPDATRHHLEQLTAAFIEGALA
- a CDS encoding DUF899 domain-containing protein, which codes for MTSHRIGTRDEWLAASADLLEHEKELTRMGDELAQQRRELPWVAVEKEYTLQTPHGTRTLADLFDGHSQLVVYHFMFGPEYEGGCPTCSSTADSFNGVLAHLKACDVTMICVSRAPIEKLVAYRERMGWSFNWASSHESDFNFDYGVSARARMHAPSVPQLEANELALLKVLNEQPAIRENLPLITSQNAGATGTNLEGYFSQGHGVSTFAREGDRVYHCYSSYARGTEFLMGYYAILDRAPSGRQEGDQPMSWLHRHDEYGGA